One window from the genome of Pandoraea fibrosis encodes:
- a CDS encoding transporter — protein sequence MKKQLAYLALFCPLSAFAAHPLVTDDTGTQGDGNWQFETNGEVTSKQQDIGRQTLWNSTLTRGVGEALDLYVDVPYTNIQTRSDTAGSGIGDVETGAKWRMYDDGAFSVGLKPYLTFPSGNDQRGLGTGRVNAGATLLTQYVIDDWTFLFNAGAVYQANRQAQRQSVWKVSGAVLYRVLPSTQLILDVGTSQNPDFSQRTNPAYLILGAIYSPKPWLDLDVGYRRGLNPQTYHDSWMGGMTARW from the coding sequence ATGAAGAAGCAACTGGCATATCTGGCATTGTTCTGCCCCCTCAGCGCTTTCGCCGCGCATCCGCTGGTCACCGACGACACCGGCACGCAGGGCGACGGCAACTGGCAATTCGAGACAAATGGCGAAGTCACGTCGAAGCAGCAGGACATTGGCCGGCAGACCCTCTGGAACAGCACCCTGACACGCGGTGTGGGCGAGGCGCTCGACCTCTACGTCGATGTGCCCTACACCAACATTCAGACCCGCTCCGATACGGCGGGCAGCGGGATCGGCGATGTGGAGACTGGCGCCAAGTGGCGTATGTACGACGATGGGGCGTTCAGCGTCGGCCTCAAGCCCTATCTGACGTTTCCCTCGGGCAACGACCAGCGCGGTCTCGGCACTGGCCGGGTGAATGCCGGCGCCACGCTGCTCACTCAGTACGTGATCGACGACTGGACGTTCCTGTTCAACGCCGGGGCCGTCTATCAGGCCAACCGTCAGGCGCAGCGCCAATCGGTATGGAAGGTCTCGGGCGCCGTGCTTTACCGCGTGTTGCCGTCAACGCAGTTGATTCTGGATGTAGGCACGTCGCAAAACCCCGATTTTTCACAGCGGACCAATCCGGCATACCTGATTCTCGGCGCCATCTACAGCCCGAAGCCATGGCTGGATCTGGACGTGGGTTATCGGCGCGGACTCAACCCGCAGACCTATCACGACTCGTGGATGGGCGGGATGACCGCCCGCTGGTAA
- a CDS encoding 4-hydroxyphenylacetate 3-hydroxylase family protein, protein MVKNGSQHIGQLRDGREVYIDGKPVGDVTTHPAFRNSIRSYASLYDFQARPENLEAMTFASPDTGDQVSRIWQLPTSYDELVQRREMLEAWSELHYGFMGRSPDHVASCISGMVMGIDVFEQYDTRRAGALRDYYKYARDNDLFLTYVIVNPQANQSKAAHEQEDKYLAVGIVDQDHEGITVRGAKMLATSGIMANEVFCSCIQPLKAGDEMYALSFAIPMNTKGLRVLSRKSYEGSATSVFDNPLASRFDENDAVLYFDDVKVPWERIFVAGDTAMCAKQFHATPAHSYQNYQCQVRLMVKLRFLVGIALRITEVNGTNAFPQVRETLGQLAAEAAMVEAWVHGMEAKGHMEKGYYVPDRSLLYGSQVLTQQLYTKVLSTLRELAGGGMIMLPSSIHDFENPMLASIIEKTQKSPVVDAEERVKFFKLAWDAVGSEFASRHNQYEMFYAGATFVTKGHAYRTYDWQKATRLVDNLLGTYALSDEIVRQPVAA, encoded by the coding sequence ATGGTAAAGAACGGTAGTCAACATATCGGCCAATTGCGTGACGGACGCGAGGTGTATATCGACGGCAAGCCCGTCGGCGACGTGACCACCCATCCGGCGTTCCGGAATTCCATTCGCAGCTATGCGAGTCTGTACGACTTTCAGGCGCGTCCCGAGAACCTCGAGGCGATGACCTTCGCGTCGCCGGATACGGGCGATCAGGTCTCGCGCATCTGGCAACTGCCCACCAGCTACGACGAACTGGTGCAGCGCCGCGAGATGCTCGAAGCCTGGAGCGAGTTGCACTACGGGTTCATGGGGCGTTCGCCGGATCACGTGGCGTCGTGCATTTCCGGCATGGTGATGGGCATCGATGTCTTCGAGCAATACGACACCCGGCGCGCCGGCGCGCTGCGCGACTACTACAAATATGCACGCGACAACGACCTGTTCCTGACGTATGTGATCGTCAATCCGCAGGCGAATCAGTCGAAGGCCGCGCATGAGCAGGAGGACAAATACCTCGCCGTCGGTATTGTCGATCAGGACCACGAGGGCATTACGGTGCGCGGCGCGAAGATGCTCGCCACCAGCGGCATCATGGCCAACGAGGTCTTCTGCAGTTGCATCCAGCCGCTCAAGGCCGGCGACGAGATGTACGCGCTGTCGTTCGCGATTCCGATGAACACCAAGGGGCTGCGTGTGCTGTCGCGCAAGTCCTACGAGGGTAGCGCGACGTCGGTGTTCGACAACCCGCTCGCGTCGCGTTTCGACGAGAACGACGCCGTGCTGTATTTCGACGACGTGAAGGTGCCGTGGGAGCGCATCTTCGTGGCCGGCGACACGGCCATGTGCGCGAAGCAGTTCCACGCCACGCCTGCGCACAGCTACCAGAACTACCAGTGCCAGGTGCGCTTGATGGTCAAGCTGCGTTTCCTCGTGGGCATCGCCCTGCGCATTACCGAGGTGAATGGCACCAACGCCTTCCCGCAAGTGCGCGAAACGCTCGGGCAACTGGCGGCCGAAGCGGCCATGGTCGAAGCGTGGGTGCACGGCATGGAGGCAAAAGGTCACATGGAGAAGGGCTACTACGTGCCGGATCGCAGCCTGCTCTACGGCTCGCAAGTCCTCACGCAGCAGCTCTACACCAAGGTGCTCAGCACGCTGCGCGAACTGGCGGGGGGCGGAATGATCATGCTGCCGTCGAGCATCCACGATTTCGAAAATCCGATGCTCGCCAGCATCATCGAGAAGACACAGAAGTCGCCGGTGGTCGATGCCGAAGAGCGCGTCAAGTTCTTCAAGCTCGCCTGGGACGCCGTCGGCTCCGAATTCGCCTCGCGCCATAACCAGTACGAGATGTTCTACGCCGGCGCCACGTTCGTGACGAAGGGCCACGCGTATCGCACCTACGACTGGCAAAAGGCCACGCGTCTGGTCGACAACTTGCTCGGCACTTACGCGCTCTCGGACGAGATCGTCCGGCAGCCGGTCGCTGCCTGA
- a CDS encoding DUF2848 domain-containing protein, giving the protein MNLMHFVVQTADGIVERDIAIKQLVIAGWTGRDVEAMEHHIRELEVLGVKRPAATPMFYRVSSDRLTTQSHIEASGRASSGEVEFLLVRSAGETYVGVASDHTDREVETYGITVSKQMCEKPCAALLWRLADIEAHWDRLVLRSYANIGGEKVLYQQGPVTAMRSPQDLLERFAEAGGRFEDGTAMLCGTLAAIGGIRSAERFDFELEDPVLERRLQHGYGITPLPVVG; this is encoded by the coding sequence ATGAATCTCATGCATTTCGTAGTGCAGACCGCAGACGGTATCGTCGAGCGCGATATCGCCATCAAGCAACTGGTGATTGCGGGCTGGACCGGGCGCGACGTCGAGGCGATGGAACATCACATCCGTGAGCTGGAAGTGTTGGGCGTGAAGCGCCCGGCGGCCACACCGATGTTCTATCGGGTATCGAGTGACCGGCTCACGACGCAATCGCATATCGAAGCGAGCGGGCGCGCGAGCAGCGGCGAGGTCGAGTTTCTGCTCGTGCGCAGCGCGGGGGAGACCTATGTGGGGGTGGCGTCGGACCACACGGATCGTGAAGTCGAGACCTACGGCATCACGGTCTCGAAGCAGATGTGCGAGAAGCCCTGCGCGGCGTTGCTGTGGCGACTGGCCGATATCGAGGCGCATTGGGACAGACTCGTGCTGCGCAGCTACGCCAACATCGGTGGCGAGAAGGTGTTGTATCAGCAGGGGCCGGTCACGGCGATGCGCTCGCCGCAGGACCTGCTCGAGCGCTTCGCCGAGGCCGGTGGACGCTTCGAGGATGGCACGGCCATGCTGTGCGGCACGCTGGCCGCCATAGGTGGCATCCGTTCGGCCGAGCGGTTCGATTTCGAGCTGGAAGATCCCGTATTGGAACGTCGCCTGCAACATGGGTACGGCATTACCCCGCTACCGGTGGTGGGGTAA
- a CDS encoding MarR family winged helix-turn-helix transcriptional regulator — translation MPKSSAPKALTVTNPACLIDGSDAEFRHLINGLLPFAARLLSVRDGFGSLIGLTGIQYSLLQSVVHLSSIGDVTVNQLAEHLHLSGAFVTIETNKLKALKLIDKRQNPEDRRKMSLTVTAAGAKLLHELTPSQQRINDVLFEGVTRTEFKVLCAVVDRLVANGDRATLDLSHLLAIRDKR, via the coding sequence ATGCCCAAATCGTCGGCCCCGAAGGCCCTTACCGTCACCAATCCGGCCTGTCTCATTGATGGCTCCGATGCTGAATTCCGTCATCTGATCAATGGGTTGCTGCCCTTTGCCGCACGTCTGTTGTCGGTGCGCGACGGCTTCGGCAGCCTGATCGGCCTGACGGGCATTCAATATTCCCTGCTTCAGTCGGTGGTGCATCTCTCGTCGATCGGTGATGTCACCGTCAATCAACTGGCCGAGCATCTGCACCTATCCGGGGCGTTCGTCACCATCGAGACGAACAAGCTCAAGGCGCTCAAGCTGATCGACAAGCGCCAGAATCCGGAAGACCGCCGCAAGATGAGCCTGACGGTCACCGCGGCCGGCGCCAAACTCCTTCACGAACTGACGCCTTCGCAGCAGCGCATCAACGACGTGCTGTTCGAAGGCGTGACACGTACCGAATTCAAGGTGCTGTGTGCCGTTGTCGACCGACTGGTCGCCAACGGCGATCGCGCCACACTCGATCTGAGCCATCTGCTGGCGATCCGCGACAAGCGCTGA
- a CDS encoding flavin reductase family protein — protein sequence MNDASTAVPAAEDEARQFRRTLAMFATGVAVITAPRDDGPPIGITVASFNSVSLAPPLVLFSVDRRCLSLDDLCAAGRYTVNVLDESQRDTSNRFATARGNKWDGVSFEGEGIGRLPGALAAFECEPYAQHDGGDHVIFIGRVVRHAARHDGRPLIFFGGQYRSLDTTPVAA from the coding sequence ATGAACGATGCATCGACCGCAGTACCGGCAGCGGAAGACGAAGCGCGGCAGTTCCGTCGCACGCTTGCCATGTTCGCCACAGGCGTAGCCGTGATTACGGCGCCTCGCGACGACGGGCCGCCTATCGGTATCACCGTGGCCTCGTTCAATTCGGTTTCGCTTGCTCCGCCGCTGGTGTTGTTCTCGGTCGACCGGCGATGTCTCAGCCTCGACGATCTCTGTGCCGCGGGGCGTTACACGGTGAATGTGCTCGACGAGAGCCAGCGCGATACCTCCAACCGTTTCGCGACCGCCCGGGGCAACAAGTGGGACGGCGTGAGCTTCGAAGGCGAGGGCATTGGCCGCCTGCCGGGGGCGCTCGCCGCCTTCGAGTGTGAGCCATACGCACAGCACGACGGCGGCGATCACGTGATTTTCATCGGACGAGTGGTGCGCCACGCGGCGCGTCACGACGGCCGGCCGCTCATTTTCTTCGGCGGGCAGTACCGCTCGCTCGACACCACGCCGGTTGCGGCGTGA
- a CDS encoding ABC transporter ATP-binding protein — MHHDDIILETRGLTKAFRGFTAVDSVDLKVRRGAIHALIGPNGAGKTTCFNLLTKFLTPTSGQIVYRGEDITRLAPAAVARRGMIRSFQISAVFGHLSVIENVRVALQRATGQSYHFWRSTRGLGDLDTRAMALLDEVGIAAYADELTVSLPYGRKRALEIATTLAMEPDVMLLDEPTQGMGHEDVERVAALIRQVAAGRTVLMVEHNMKVVSGIADTITVLQRGEILAEGDYATVTADARVREAYMGSADAVLEGAHA; from the coding sequence ATGCATCACGACGACATCATTCTCGAAACCCGGGGGCTGACCAAGGCATTTCGCGGCTTCACTGCGGTGGATAGCGTTGACCTGAAGGTCCGGCGCGGTGCGATTCATGCCCTCATCGGCCCGAACGGCGCAGGCAAGACAACGTGCTTCAACCTGCTCACGAAGTTCCTGACGCCGACCTCGGGCCAGATTGTCTATCGGGGCGAAGACATTACCCGGCTCGCCCCGGCGGCAGTGGCGCGGCGCGGCATGATTCGCTCGTTCCAGATCTCGGCGGTGTTCGGACATCTGTCCGTGATCGAAAACGTGCGCGTGGCACTGCAACGTGCCACCGGTCAGTCCTATCACTTCTGGCGCAGCACACGGGGTTTGGGCGATCTGGATACCCGCGCGATGGCATTGCTCGACGAGGTGGGCATCGCCGCCTATGCCGACGAGTTGACCGTGTCGTTGCCCTATGGACGCAAACGGGCGCTGGAAATTGCCACCACCCTTGCGATGGAGCCCGACGTCATGCTGCTCGACGAGCCCACGCAAGGCATGGGGCATGAGGATGTCGAAAGGGTGGCAGCGCTCATCCGGCAAGTGGCCGCAGGGCGCACGGTGCTGATGGTCGAGCACAACATGAAAGTCGTGTCCGGCATTGCCGACACGATCACCGTGTTGCAACGGGGCGAGATTCTGGCCGAAGGCGATTACGCCACCGTTACCGCCGACGCCCGCGTGCGCGAAGCCTATATGGGCTCGGCAGACGCCGTACTGGAGGGAGCGCACGCATGA
- a CDS encoding IscS subfamily cysteine desulfurase: MSPTKPSLFEAPIYMDYSATTPVDPRVVETMVPYLNVNFGNPASRSHSYGWAAEEAVETAREHVAALLGADPREIVWTSGATEGNNLAIKGAANFYSGKGKHLITVKTEHKAVLDTMRDLERQGFEVTYLDVPEDGLITVDTVRNALRPDTILVSVMMVNNEIGVIQPIAEIGELCRERGIVFHCDAVQAAGKIPIDLQTLKVDLMTVTAHKLYGPKGIGALYVRRKPRIRIEAQIHGGGHERGMRSGTLPTHQIVGMGEAFRLAKLELATEAARVGALRDRLLAGLQAMDEVYINGDMTHRVPHNLNVSFNFVEGESLIMGIKGVAVSSGSACTSASLEPSYVLRALGRSDELAHSSIRFTLGRLSTEAEVDSVIEQVRGTVGKLREMSPLWDMYQDGVDLNTIQWAAH; this comes from the coding sequence ATGTCGCCTACCAAGCCGTCGCTTTTCGAAGCTCCCATCTACATGGACTACAGCGCCACGACCCCGGTCGATCCGCGCGTGGTCGAGACCATGGTTCCGTACCTGAACGTCAATTTCGGCAATCCTGCATCGCGCAGTCACAGCTACGGCTGGGCGGCGGAAGAGGCTGTCGAGACGGCCCGCGAGCACGTTGCCGCGCTGCTGGGCGCCGATCCGCGCGAGATCGTCTGGACGTCGGGCGCGACCGAGGGCAATAACCTCGCCATCAAAGGCGCGGCGAATTTCTACAGCGGCAAGGGCAAGCACCTCATTACCGTGAAGACCGAGCACAAGGCCGTGCTCGACACCATGCGCGATCTGGAGCGACAGGGCTTCGAGGTCACCTACCTCGATGTGCCGGAAGATGGCCTGATCACGGTCGATACGGTGCGTAACGCCCTGCGCCCGGACACCATCCTGGTGTCGGTCATGATGGTGAACAACGAAATTGGTGTGATCCAGCCAATCGCAGAGATCGGCGAACTGTGCCGTGAACGCGGCATCGTGTTTCACTGCGACGCCGTGCAAGCCGCCGGCAAGATTCCGATCGATCTGCAAACGCTCAAGGTCGATCTGATGACGGTCACGGCCCACAAGCTGTACGGCCCGAAGGGCATCGGTGCGCTGTACGTGCGTCGCAAGCCGCGCATTCGCATCGAAGCGCAGATTCACGGTGGCGGCCACGAACGGGGCATGCGCTCGGGCACGTTGCCGACGCACCAGATCGTGGGAATGGGAGAAGCGTTCCGGCTGGCGAAGCTCGAACTGGCGACGGAAGCCGCACGGGTGGGCGCGCTGCGCGACCGCCTGCTGGCAGGTCTTCAGGCGATGGACGAGGTGTACATCAACGGCGACATGACCCACCGCGTGCCGCATAACCTGAACGTGAGCTTCAACTTCGTCGAAGGTGAGTCGCTCATCATGGGCATCAAGGGGGTCGCAGTGTCGTCGGGCTCAGCCTGCACGTCGGCGTCGCTAGAACCCTCGTATGTGCTGCGCGCGCTCGGGCGCAGCGACGAACTTGCACACAGTTCGATTCGCTTCACCCTGGGGCGCCTCTCGACCGAAGCAGAAGTTGACAGCGTGATCGAACAGGTGCGCGGCACCGTCGGCAAACTGCGCGAGATGAGTCCGCTATGGGATATGTATCAGGACGGCGTGGATCTGAACACGATTCAATGGGCTGCCCACTAA
- a CDS encoding ABC transporter substrate-binding protein, with product MSTFRASRITSMAALVLAAAFAMSSAAQAQPGKMSDGVVKIGVLTDMSSIFSDIGGKGSVIAAQMAVDDFGGKVNGVPIKVISADHQNKTDVAATIARDWFDNQQVDVVEDLLPSSVALAVANVAKAKRRIAIVTGAGTTRLVNEDCSPYTVQYSYDTYSFASNTVKAMTRSGDNSWYFLTVDYALGASLEKDATEALQHVNGKVVGRAKHPLNSSDLSSYLLQAQASRAKVIALANAGADTVNAIKTAREFGITGPAKQKIAGLHMFISDIHSLGLDAAQGMTLTTAFYWDRDDASRTWAQRFFAKTGKMPTLVHAGTYSSVMHYLQAVQRTGTDEADTVMASMKQTPVNDFFAKGGQIRPDGLMVHDMYLVEVKSPKESKKPWDYYKVLQTIPANEAFRPLAQSQCALVKK from the coding sequence ATGTCTACGTTTCGCGCAAGTCGTATCACGTCAATGGCGGCTCTGGTGCTCGCTGCCGCCTTCGCCATGTCGTCTGCCGCACAGGCGCAGCCCGGCAAGATGAGCGACGGTGTTGTGAAGATCGGTGTGCTCACCGACATGTCGTCGATCTTCTCCGACATCGGCGGCAAGGGCTCGGTGATTGCCGCGCAAATGGCCGTCGACGACTTCGGCGGGAAGGTCAACGGCGTGCCGATCAAAGTGATTTCGGCCGACCATCAGAACAAGACCGACGTCGCAGCGACCATCGCCCGCGACTGGTTCGACAACCAGCAGGTCGATGTCGTCGAGGACTTGCTGCCGTCTTCCGTGGCGCTGGCTGTCGCCAACGTCGCCAAAGCCAAACGCCGGATCGCCATCGTGACGGGGGCGGGCACCACTCGTCTCGTCAACGAGGACTGCTCGCCGTACACGGTGCAGTACTCATACGACACATATTCGTTCGCGTCGAACACGGTCAAAGCGATGACCCGCAGCGGCGACAACAGTTGGTACTTCCTGACGGTGGATTACGCGCTAGGCGCATCGCTGGAGAAGGACGCCACCGAAGCGCTGCAACACGTGAACGGCAAGGTCGTGGGCCGCGCGAAGCACCCACTTAATTCGTCGGACCTGTCGTCCTATCTGCTGCAAGCGCAGGCATCACGCGCCAAGGTGATCGCGTTGGCCAATGCGGGCGCCGACACCGTGAACGCCATCAAGACGGCGCGCGAGTTCGGCATCACCGGGCCGGCCAAGCAGAAGATTGCCGGCCTGCACATGTTCATCAGCGACATTCACAGCCTCGGGCTCGACGCGGCGCAAGGCATGACATTGACGACCGCCTTTTATTGGGATCGCGACGACGCCTCGCGCACCTGGGCACAGCGCTTCTTTGCCAAGACCGGAAAGATGCCGACGCTCGTGCACGCCGGAACGTATTCGTCGGTCATGCACTACCTGCAAGCCGTGCAGCGCACCGGCACGGACGAGGCCGACACGGTCATGGCGTCGATGAAGCAAACGCCCGTCAACGATTTCTTTGCCAAAGGCGGGCAGATTCGCCCCGATGGCCTGATGGTGCACGACATGTACCTCGTGGAAGTGAAGTCCCCAAAGGAATCGAAGAAGCCCTGGGATTACTACAAGGTGTTGCAGACGATTCCCGCCAACGAGGCGTTTCGTCCGCTCGCCCAGAGCCAGTGCGCGCTCGTGAAGAAGTGA
- a CDS encoding branched-chain amino acid ABC transporter permease, with product MNPFDIPLPALLSQLMLGLVNGCFYAVLSLGLSVIFGLLNVINFAHGALFMIGALVAWMGGQYLGLNYWAMLVIAPLTAGLLGAAIERGLLSRIYKLDHLYGLLLTLGLTLIIEGLGRSAYGVSGMSFEGPALLAGATRLPFMVLPNYRAWVVVASLAACALTWFVIERTRIGALLRAGTENARLVETFGVNVPLMVTLTYAFGAALAAFAGVLAAPIMQVSPIMGQPMIVTVFAIVVIGGMGSIAGSVVTGLALGVLEGLTKLWYPEASATVVFVIMALVLLVRPHGLFGGYAYK from the coding sequence GTGAATCCTTTCGATATTCCTCTGCCGGCGTTGCTCAGCCAACTGATGCTGGGGCTGGTCAACGGCTGCTTTTATGCCGTGCTGAGTCTGGGCCTGTCGGTTATCTTCGGCTTGCTCAACGTCATCAACTTTGCCCACGGAGCGCTCTTCATGATCGGCGCGCTTGTTGCGTGGATGGGCGGTCAGTACCTCGGGCTGAACTACTGGGCGATGCTGGTGATCGCGCCGCTGACGGCCGGTTTGCTGGGCGCGGCCATCGAGCGCGGGCTGCTCTCGCGCATCTACAAGCTCGATCATCTGTACGGGCTGCTGCTCACGCTCGGGCTCACGCTCATCATCGAAGGGCTGGGCCGGTCGGCGTATGGCGTGTCGGGCATGTCGTTCGAGGGGCCGGCGTTGCTCGCCGGTGCCACGCGTCTGCCGTTCATGGTGTTGCCGAACTATCGCGCGTGGGTCGTGGTCGCGTCGCTAGCCGCTTGCGCGCTCACGTGGTTTGTCATCGAGCGCACGCGAATCGGGGCCCTGCTGCGAGCCGGCACCGAGAATGCCAGGCTCGTCGAGACGTTCGGCGTGAACGTACCGCTCATGGTCACGCTCACGTATGCGTTCGGTGCCGCGCTGGCGGCGTTTGCCGGTGTGCTGGCGGCGCCGATCATGCAAGTCTCCCCGATCATGGGGCAGCCGATGATCGTGACCGTCTTCGCCATCGTGGTGATCGGTGGCATGGGCTCGATTGCCGGATCGGTCGTCACGGGGCTCGCCCTCGGGGTGCTGGAGGGACTGACCAAACTTTGGTACCCGGAGGCTTCGGCCACGGTCGTGTTCGTGATCATGGCGCTCGTGCTGCTGGTGCGCCCGCATGGTCTGTTCGGTGGTTATGCCTACAAGTGA
- a CDS encoding ABC transporter ATP-binding protein → MKAHESSLVAASVPALAVSGLQAWYGESHILHGVDLVAGQGEVVSLLGRNGAGRSTTLRAILGLTDTREGSVRIFGRETVGLPTRKIARCGVGFCPEERGIFASLSCEENLLLPAVLAPKQAGQSGMSLDEIYAMFPNLAERRHSPGTRLSGGEQQMLAIARILRTGVRLLLLDEISEGLAPAIVRTLARMIGTLKSRGYTIVLVEQNFHFAAPLADRFYVMEHGRIALQFDADRLPAHTQALQTLLNV, encoded by the coding sequence ATGAAGGCACACGAATCCTCGCTGGTCGCGGCCAGCGTTCCGGCGCTTGCGGTGAGCGGTTTGCAAGCGTGGTATGGCGAGTCGCACATTCTTCACGGTGTCGATCTGGTGGCCGGGCAAGGGGAGGTGGTCAGCCTGCTGGGACGAAATGGCGCGGGCCGCAGCACGACATTGCGCGCCATTCTCGGCCTCACGGATACCCGGGAGGGGTCGGTCAGGATCTTCGGACGCGAGACGGTTGGCCTGCCCACGCGCAAGATCGCGCGATGCGGCGTGGGTTTCTGTCCGGAGGAGCGGGGCATCTTCGCCAGTCTGTCGTGCGAGGAAAACCTGCTGCTGCCGGCGGTACTGGCGCCGAAGCAAGCCGGCCAATCCGGGATGTCGCTGGACGAGATCTACGCGATGTTCCCGAACCTCGCCGAACGCCGGCACAGTCCGGGCACACGGCTCTCCGGTGGGGAACAGCAGATGCTGGCCATTGCGCGCATTCTGCGCACGGGTGTGCGGCTGTTGCTGCTCGACGAGATCTCCGAGGGGCTGGCGCCCGCCATCGTGCGCACGCTCGCGCGCATGATCGGGACGCTCAAGTCGCGTGGCTACACCATCGTGCTCGTCGAACAGAACTTTCACTTCGCGGCCCCGCTGGCCGACCGCTTTTACGTGATGGAGCACGGCCGCATCGCGCTGCAATTCGACGCCGACCGATTGCCCGCCCACACGCAGGCGCTCCAGACGCTGCTCAACGTGTAA
- a CDS encoding cupin domain-containing protein, with translation MAINKLHDEFHTIDMKEGWEVPPGYPPGIEQKILAGSLDEPNRAGSRTRLLRFAPGIYTKAPFVHTYWEEVYLVSGDLTVGNDAQGEGGEAFAPNTYACRPPGAFHGPFKSNGGCLLLEIHYYDPA, from the coding sequence ATGGCGATCAACAAGCTGCACGACGAGTTTCACACCATCGATATGAAGGAAGGATGGGAGGTGCCCCCGGGCTATCCCCCGGGCATCGAGCAGAAGATTCTCGCAGGCTCGCTCGACGAGCCGAACCGCGCCGGCAGCCGCACGCGCTTGCTGCGCTTTGCGCCGGGCATCTACACCAAAGCGCCGTTCGTGCACACGTACTGGGAAGAGGTTTATCTCGTCTCGGGCGATCTGACGGTCGGCAACGACGCGCAGGGCGAGGGCGGCGAAGCCTTTGCACCGAACACCTATGCGTGCCGTCCGCCCGGCGCGTTCCACGGCCCGTTCAAGTCGAACGGCGGCTGTCTGCTGCTCGAAATTCACTATTACGACCCGGCCTGA